One window of Triticum dicoccoides isolate Atlit2015 ecotype Zavitan chromosome 5A, WEW_v2.0, whole genome shotgun sequence genomic DNA carries:
- the LOC119300262 gene encoding transcription factor BHLH089-like codes for MEQVSVLTKSDMTGNDIVAAWVSRRIQPLQARVRGMWSATFSDETAPSNLLEAANDLVQSTEPMTWSRTNAKAKHSKANKSTDDNGSFRKDAEADSRNASKAVDQNPPPPKQDFIHVRARRGQATNSHSLAERARREKITEWVKIVQDLVPGCNKVIGKASVLGEIINYVQALERQIEFLSRKLEAVNAHAHNGAETFPTKDVSSPTYNTAPGLIFDPQTPREYTQGSPASEWLRMQIGGNYERAT; via the exons ATGGAGCAGGTCAGCGTGCTCACGAAGTCGGATATGACCGGCAATGACATCGTTGCCGCCTGGGTCAGCCGGAGGATCCAGCCACTTCAGGCCCGCGTCAGGGGAATGTG GTCCGCAACATTCTCTGATGAGACGGCCCCGTCAAACCTCTTGGAGGCGGCCAACGACCTGGTCCAGAGTACTGAGCCAATGACCTGGTCTAGA ACTAATGCAAAAGCAAAACATTCCAaggcaaataaatccactgatgaTAATGGCAGTTTCAGAAAAGATGCTGAAGCTGATTCAAGAAATGCTAGTAAGGCTGTTGATCAAAATCCTCCGCCACCAAAGCAAGATTTCATCCATGTGAGGGCAAGAAGGGGTCAAGCAACCAACAGCCATAGCCTTGCAGAAAGG GCACGTCGTGAGAAAATAACCGAGTGGGTGAAAATTGTCCAAGATCTTGTCCCTGGATGTAATAAG GTTATTGGCAAAGCATCGGTCCTCGGTGAGATAATCAATTATGTCCAAGCTTTGGAACGTCAAATTGAG TTCCTGTCCAGGAAGCTTGAGGCGGTTAATGCCCATGCTCACAATGGGGCCGAGACATTTCCAACTAAAGATGTAAG CTCGCCGACGTACAACACAGCTCCAGGTCTAATATTTGACCCGCAAACACCAAGGGAGTACACGCAAGGCTCGCCGGCTTCAGAGTGGCTTCGCATGCAGATTGGTGGCAACTACGAAAGGGCGACATGA